The Spirochaetota bacterium genome has a segment encoding these proteins:
- a CDS encoding GGDEF domain-containing protein has translation MNGLDALLSKVTIFKKLTQDEISQLVPYLSQKDYTKDSIIFDEGTYGSELFIVASGEVAAFITLPDGNLREVARFTTGDFFGDMAIFENDVRSATCIAQTNCRLLSLTASNFFTIINSHPSAAIKIMYDMLTVISQRLMKTGSFLTEMIQWGEAARKRSIIDEFTGVYNRSYFEDTITLKMTQETPFCLIMVDFDYFRKINEEYSHEVGDRAILAIVDVLKNTFRETDALCRYGGDEFAVIFDGNDVAHAHTLAEKARQNVNEIDCRTLGMDNFKLSLSMGIAAFPTFDRDSVRAKADEALYIAKERGRNCVVIAQ, from the coding sequence GTGAACGGGCTTGATGCATTGCTTTCAAAAGTTACCATTTTCAAAAAGCTTACGCAGGATGAGATTTCACAGCTTGTTCCCTATCTTTCACAAAAAGATTATACCAAAGATAGCATCATCTTTGATGAAGGGACCTATGGTAGTGAGCTTTTCATTGTTGCCAGCGGCGAAGTTGCTGCCTTTATTACATTGCCAGATGGCAACCTGCGCGAAGTTGCCCGTTTTACCACAGGTGACTTTTTTGGCGATATGGCGATATTTGAAAATGATGTGCGCTCGGCAACCTGTATTGCACAAACAAATTGCAGGCTTTTGTCACTGACAGCTTCCAACTTTTTTACAATCATAAATAGCCATCCATCTGCTGCTATCAAAATTATGTATGATATGCTCACCGTCATTTCACAGCGTCTCATGAAAACGGGCTCATTTTTAACCGAGATGATTCAGTGGGGCGAAGCAGCACGCAAGCGTTCAATTATTGATGAATTCACAGGTGTATATAACCGCAGCTATTTTGAAGATACAATTACCTTAAAGATGACTCAGGAAACGCCATTTTGCCTTATCATGGTGGACTTTGACTATTTCAGAAAAATAAATGAAGAGTACAGTCACGAAGTTGGCGACAGAGCTATACTTGCTATAGTTGACGTACTGAAAAATACATTCCGAGAAACTGATGCTTTATGCCGTTATGGTGGTGATGAGTTTGCGGTCATCTTTGATGGCAATGATGTGGCACACGCACACACACTTGCAGAAAAAGCACGACAAAACGTTAACGAAATTGATTGCCGCACCCTGGGTATGGACAATTTTAAACTATCTTTAAGTATGGGGATTGCTGCATTTCCCACATTTGACAGGGATAGTGTTCGTGCAAAGGCTGATGAAGCATTATATATTGCAAAAGAACGTGGGCGCAATTGTGTTGTGATAGCACAGTAA
- a CDS encoding alpha/beta fold hydrolase — MNPKKQIITPPVKAAAYFNKKSSETGILLLHGFTGTPAEMRFLAEKLNESGATVYVPRYPGHGTSLIEMANSSMDAWFTAAREALFELKAHCTNVYIAGLSMGGIFAILLAREFAIQKIVLMSVPCTLKEKTIYAAPVAGLFTKILWVPNKTKGVCDEVARKEHICYDDGIPVRQSWQLFKTIKKAMKALPHVDSRVLIVQSRNDQVIPKHSAEYIYSRLGSEHKQIVWLSQSDHAITVDYEKDVVAKHCIDFFLKQ, encoded by the coding sequence ATGAATCCCAAAAAACAAATTATTACACCGCCGGTAAAAGCAGCAGCATATTTTAATAAAAAATCTTCTGAAACGGGGATTTTGCTCCTGCATGGATTTACCGGTACACCTGCCGAGATGAGATTTTTAGCTGAAAAACTTAACGAATCTGGTGCAACTGTGTATGTGCCCCGTTATCCAGGACATGGAACAAGCCTTATTGAAATGGCAAATTCAAGTATGGATGCATGGTTCACTGCTGCACGCGAGGCATTGTTTGAACTGAAAGCACATTGTACCAATGTATATATTGCAGGACTTTCAATGGGTGGTATATTTGCAATACTTTTAGCGCGTGAGTTTGCAATTCAAAAAATTGTACTCATGTCGGTGCCCTGTACTCTAAAAGAAAAGACCATCTATGCAGCGCCCGTTGCGGGGCTTTTTACTAAAATACTGTGGGTTCCTAACAAAACTAAAGGCGTGTGTGATGAGGTTGCACGCAAAGAACATATATGCTATGATGATGGTATCCCTGTTCGACAGTCATGGCAGCTTTTTAAGACTATAAAGAAAGCCATGAAGGCTCTTCCCCATGTTGATTCGCGGGTGCTTATCGTACAGTCAAGAAATGATCAGGTAATCCCAAAGCACTCTGCGGAGTATATCTACTCGCGCTTAGGATCAGAGCACAAGCAGATTGTGTGGCTATCACAAAGTGATCATGCCATTACCGTTGATTATGAAAAGGATGTTGTTGCTAAGCACTGCATTGATTTTTTCTTAAAGCAATGA
- a CDS encoding Zn-ribbon domain-containing OB-fold protein codes for MSFKESIQLNMELSYFEGQIPVNYQYTLGVAGTKFFEALKQKGEFIASVCSHCGLKTIYPLIYCEECFNPIDTYLSIGLEGELYSFTTCYLDYQGNRYDKPHVLGLIRFKGIKGGIIHRLNIDEKDLKLGMKVKAKLKPSKERTGTIDDIMYFEKV; via the coding sequence ATGTCATTTAAAGAATCTATTCAATTGAATATGGAACTGAGTTATTTTGAAGGCCAGATTCCTGTTAATTACCAATATACATTAGGAGTTGCAGGAACTAAATTTTTTGAAGCACTCAAACAAAAAGGCGAATTCATAGCATCAGTATGCTCCCATTGTGGATTAAAAACAATTTATCCACTGATTTATTGTGAAGAATGTTTTAATCCAATTGATACATATCTATCGATTGGGCTGGAAGGGGAATTATATTCATTTACCACATGTTATCTCGATTATCAGGGAAACAGGTATGATAAGCCACATGTACTTGGTTTAATACGTTTTAAGGGAATAAAAGGAGGTATAATCCATCGCCTCAACATTGATGAAAAAGATTTGAAATTAGGAATGAAAGTAAAAGCCAAGCTAAAACCCTCAAAGGAGCGTACAGGCACTATTGATGACATTATGTACTTTGAAAAAGTATAA
- a CDS encoding sulfite exporter TauE/SafE family protein, whose product MTLEQYITSFIIVFISAFVQAITSFGSALVSMSLLPFLFPMHFVTPLVALNGSCITALNFLRLHQHFDPKKIKPLIIGAIPGIPTGIYLLVNLPERIIKTTLAIVIIGYAVYSLINTQSRFTIKHKAGYILGFVAGCLGGAFNTDGPPIVIYITSQNWSKDEMNISLSSYFLFSGLTLVTMHTIGGLLTKQVALFFTMLLPAIFLGVYSGSVIYKTINQDVFKKIVLMLLILVAIVLIIK is encoded by the coding sequence TTGACGCTGGAACAATACATCACTTCGTTCATTATTGTATTTATATCTGCATTTGTACAGGCAATAACCAGCTTTGGTTCAGCCCTTGTATCAATGTCACTATTGCCATTTCTTTTCCCTATGCATTTTGTCACACCCCTGGTTGCACTTAATGGCTCATGTATCACTGCGTTAAACTTTCTCAGGCTCCACCAGCATTTTGACCCAAAAAAAATTAAACCACTTATTATTGGAGCAATCCCCGGTATACCAACAGGTATATATTTGCTTGTTAATTTACCTGAACGCATTATTAAAACAACTCTTGCAATAGTAATTATTGGATACGCCGTATACTCGTTAATAAATACTCAATCAAGATTTACTATAAAACATAAAGCAGGATATATATTGGGTTTTGTTGCAGGCTGTTTAGGTGGTGCATTTAATACTGATGGTCCGCCTATAGTGATCTACATAACTTCACAGAACTGGTCAAAGGATGAAATGAACATCTCACTATCATCATATTTCCTTTTCTCAGGATTAACACTTGTTACCATGCATACTATTGGGGGGCTCTTAACAAAGCAAGTTGCGCTATTTTTCACAATGCTTCTGCCAGCCATTTTTTTAGGGGTATACTCCGGTAGCGTAATTTATAAAACTATTAATCAGGACGTATTTAAAAAAATAGTACTTATGCTTCTTATTTTAGTGGCGATAGTTCTAATCATTAAATAA
- a CDS encoding acyl-CoA dehydrogenase family protein — MYDFGLSQEQKLLRQNVREFAEKEILPVAQELDETETFSVELTKKMGSMGLFGIVVPQEYGGAGMDYLSYAIVVEEIARIDGSHAATVAAGNSLGIGPIYYFGNEKQKQEWLPRLCKGEILASFGLTEPEAGSDAGASKTTARLENGQWIINGSKIFITNSTSPMAGVCTVQAITGKRDNGKKEVSCILVPNGTPGFTTKKMTRKMMWRASDTGELYFDDCKVPEENLLGKRGEGFHQMLSTLDNGRLAIAAMGLGGAQGAYELALKYAKQRKQFGQPISTFQAIAFKLAQMATEIEAARNLLYKACKLKDAGLPFSKHAAMAKLYCSEVMGRVVDQAVQIHGGYGLMKEYNVERFYRDYKLLTIGEGTSEIQKIVISRQIGCYE, encoded by the coding sequence ATGTATGATTTTGGGTTAAGCCAGGAACAAAAGCTTCTCCGCCAGAATGTGCGGGAATTTGCTGAAAAAGAAATTTTACCCGTGGCTCAGGAACTTGACGAAACAGAAACCTTTTCAGTAGAGCTGACAAAAAAAATGGGTTCCATGGGTCTTTTTGGGATAGTTGTGCCACAGGAATATGGTGGTGCTGGCATGGATTATTTATCATATGCGATAGTTGTTGAGGAGATAGCCCGCATTGATGGTTCACATGCTGCAACAGTTGCTGCTGGCAACTCACTGGGTATTGGCCCTATATATTATTTTGGCAACGAGAAGCAAAAACAGGAATGGCTGCCTCGCCTGTGTAAAGGTGAAATACTGGCATCATTTGGTCTTACGGAACCTGAAGCAGGTTCAGACGCTGGAGCAAGTAAAACCACTGCCCGTTTAGAAAATGGGCAGTGGATTATAAATGGCAGCAAAATATTTATAACAAACTCAACATCACCAATGGCAGGTGTGTGCACGGTACAGGCAATCACCGGGAAACGCGATAATGGTAAAAAAGAAGTATCGTGTATACTGGTACCAAACGGCACACCAGGTTTTACAACAAAAAAGATGACCCGTAAAATGATGTGGCGTGCATCTGACACAGGGGAACTTTACTTTGATGACTGCAAGGTGCCTGAGGAAAATTTACTGGGAAAACGCGGTGAGGGATTTCATCAAATGCTATCGACACTTGATAATGGAAGGCTTGCCATAGCTGCAATGGGCCTTGGTGGTGCACAGGGAGCTTATGAGTTAGCTTTAAAATATGCTAAACAGCGCAAACAATTTGGGCAACCCATCTCAACTTTCCAGGCAATAGCATTTAAGCTTGCCCAGATGGCAACTGAAATTGAAGCAGCACGCAATTTATTGTATAAAGCTTGCAAGTTAAAAGATGCTGGCCTTCCGTTCTCAAAGCATGCAGCCATGGCAAAACTATATTGCTCTGAGGTCATGGGGCGTGTAGTGGACCAGGCAGTGCAGATTCATGGCGGCTATGGACTTATGAAAGAATACAATGTTGAGCGGTTTTATAGGGATTACAAGCTATTAACCATTGGCGAAGGGACATCAGAAATACAGAAAATCGTAATATCACGGCAAATTGGCTGCTATGAATAA
- a CDS encoding Zn-ribbon domain-containing OB-fold protein, with the protein MKIENVPMKGLSSEEYEKTLKIPWNPNLQYAWDNGIGIGKYLHALKEGKILASYCEKCNRIILPARAFCEMCWRPTDAYLPVQDTGIVNTFAICHVNWDASRLKPNEPRHIPAVIEIDGASPGQGILHLLGNVEPSKVKIGMKVKAVWKPAEERTGSITDILFFEPY; encoded by the coding sequence ATGAAAATAGAAAATGTTCCAATGAAAGGCCTTTCAAGTGAAGAATATGAAAAAACTCTTAAAATACCATGGAATCCAAATTTACAATACGCATGGGATAACGGGATTGGTATTGGGAAATATTTACATGCATTAAAAGAAGGAAAAATATTAGCATCATATTGTGAAAAATGCAACAGGATCATTCTGCCAGCACGTGCATTCTGTGAAATGTGCTGGAGACCAACTGACGCATATCTGCCAGTACAAGATACGGGTATAGTGAATACATTTGCAATATGCCATGTAAACTGGGATGCAAGCCGTTTAAAGCCAAACGAACCACGACATATACCCGCAGTAATTGAAATAGATGGTGCTTCGCCCGGGCAGGGAATACTACATTTACTGGGCAATGTGGAACCATCCAAAGTAAAGATTGGCATGAAGGTTAAAGCTGTGTGGAAACCTGCCGAAGAACGCACAGGTTCAATAACTGATATTCTTTTCTTTGAACCATATTAA
- a CDS encoding acetyl-CoA acetyltransferase, with protein sequence MKERVAIVGIGVTGFSSVSPSLSFKELTYTAAVKAYQEAGLHPKDIDSFITASEDFMEGYSIFDEYVPDQMGAVMRPVQTVTADFLQALGIGCMMINTGRFRTIAVEAHSKVSNIKTLDEVKAFALDPVYIRPLKENADFLAGLEMKRFLEETGNTEKQCAQVVVKNKTNALRNPHAAHAANLTVDDVLSSLPLSLPLKELDASKPADGAIMVVLASEKEARALCQKPVWIKSISWFSGQGNPWCRNFAYADYAQLAAQKAFAIAGIINPLKDLDFAEICDEYSYKELQHLEAIGIARKGEAGFLTQTGATSLGGLLPVNVSGGSLGVGHTYEASGGMKVIEAVMQLRHEAGMRQVPNAKTGLVQSWRGIPTATGAVAILSNE encoded by the coding sequence ATGAAAGAACGAGTTGCCATTGTGGGCATCGGTGTGACAGGTTTTTCTTCTGTCAGCCCTTCCCTTTCTTTTAAAGAGCTTACGTATACCGCTGCAGTTAAAGCATATCAAGAAGCCGGTCTGCATCCTAAAGATATTGATTCATTTATTACAGCTTCTGAAGATTTCATGGAAGGCTACAGCATATTTGATGAATATGTACCCGATCAAATGGGTGCAGTTATGCGTCCTGTCCAAACTGTTACTGCCGATTTTTTACAAGCTTTGGGCATAGGGTGCATGATGATTAACACCGGCAGATTCAGAACTATAGCAGTAGAGGCACATTCCAAAGTTTCCAATATAAAGACACTTGATGAAGTTAAAGCTTTTGCCCTTGACCCTGTATATATAAGGCCTCTTAAAGAAAATGCGGACTTTCTTGCCGGGCTGGAGATGAAGCGTTTTCTTGAAGAAACAGGGAATACTGAAAAGCAGTGCGCACAGGTAGTAGTAAAGAACAAAACAAATGCACTTAGGAATCCACACGCTGCACATGCTGCTAACCTTACGGTTGATGATGTACTGTCATCACTTCCACTATCACTGCCTCTTAAGGAATTGGATGCGTCAAAACCTGCTGATGGTGCAATTATGGTTGTACTGGCATCAGAAAAAGAAGCCAGAGCATTATGTCAAAAACCAGTATGGATAAAAAGCATAAGTTGGTTTTCAGGACAGGGCAATCCATGGTGCCGCAATTTTGCATACGCTGATTATGCACAGTTAGCTGCCCAAAAAGCATTTGCTATAGCAGGTATTATCAATCCACTTAAAGACCTTGATTTTGCTGAAATCTGTGATGAATACTCATACAAGGAATTACAACATCTAGAAGCTATTGGTATTGCACGCAAAGGTGAAGCTGGGTTCTTAACACAAACGGGTGCAACAAGTTTAGGAGGATTATTGCCTGTGAATGTTTCCGGTGGTTCATTAGGCGTGGGTCACACATACGAAGCCAGTGGCGGAATGAAAGTTATTGAAGCAGTTATGCAATTAAGGCATGAAGCCGGAATGCGGCAGGTACCTAATGCAAAGACCGGTCTGGTACAATCATGGCGGGGTATACCGACTGCCACAGGAGCTGTCGCTATACTATCAAATGAATAA
- a CDS encoding nitroreductase family protein: MELQQAIVERRSIRRFTDYYVTDDEIKQILEAARMAPSWANVQPWEFIVVRDKTLIEKITQTYSPNNPARKCSLASTALLVACARKNISGCKEGQQVTVLPNWYMFDVGMAVQNLCLKAHELGLGTVVVGFLEHEKCNEILNVPPDSTVVVTIPVGKPEVSGKQGPPRKELHEFVYLDVYGNKFFK; encoded by the coding sequence ATGGAATTACAACAGGCAATTGTTGAAAGAAGGAGTATTCGCCGATTTACCGATTACTATGTAACTGATGATGAGATTAAACAGATACTGGAGGCTGCCCGCATGGCACCATCATGGGCTAATGTGCAGCCGTGGGAATTCATTGTAGTGAGGGATAAAACATTAATTGAAAAAATAACCCAAACATACTCACCTAACAATCCTGCTCGAAAATGTTCACTGGCATCAACTGCGCTGCTGGTTGCATGCGCTCGTAAAAATATTTCTGGTTGCAAGGAAGGTCAGCAGGTAACTGTTCTACCAAACTGGTATATGTTTGATGTTGGAATGGCAGTTCAGAATCTGTGCCTGAAAGCCCATGAGCTTGGGCTTGGCACGGTGGTTGTTGGATTCCTTGAACATGAAAAGTGTAATGAAATCCTAAATGTTCCACCTGATTCAACAGTTGTTGTAACAATTCCTGTTGGCAAGCCTGAGGTAAGTGGCAAGCAGGGACCACCACGCAAAGAATTACATGAATTTGTGTATTTAGATGTCTATGGCAATAAATTTTTCAAGTAA
- a CDS encoding nucleoside 2-deoxyribosyltransferase, whose protein sequence is MDIKDKWIYFAGPLFTAAERQFNESLAQYIEQAGYAVYLPQKECQGISSANDIFNRCIKGLDNAWCVVAVVDGADADSGTCFEMGYAYARDIPILGVRTDFRRSADDGYLNLMLSQSVAAVCFVSSLETISIEEIGYKLKDEISRLLFKVLKK, encoded by the coding sequence ATGGATATAAAGGATAAATGGATTTATTTTGCAGGGCCGCTGTTTACTGCAGCTGAAAGGCAATTTAATGAATCATTAGCCCAATATATTGAGCAAGCAGGTTATGCTGTATATCTACCGCAAAAAGAATGCCAGGGAATTTCTTCAGCTAATGATATATTCAATCGGTGCATCAAGGGGCTTGATAATGCATGGTGTGTTGTTGCAGTGGTGGATGGTGCTGATGCTGATTCGGGCACTTGTTTTGAAATGGGATATGCGTATGCCAGGGATATTCCAATACTAGGTGTGCGCACTGATTTCAGGAGAAGTGCTGATGATGGGTACCTGAACCTGATGTTGTCACAAAGTGTTGCAGCCGTATGCTTTGTGAGTAGCCTGGAAACTATATCTATTGAAGAAATTGGTTATAAACTGAAAGATGAAATCAGTAGATTGCTTTTTAAAGTATTAAAAAAGTAA
- a CDS encoding NCS2 family permease: protein MKSYIEKYFNIQKNNTTISTEIRAGIATFLTMAYIIVVNPLILKDAGMPFHAVLFATIMVSCISSLLMGLVANLPFALAPGMGINAFFTYTMVGSGTPWQVALGAVCISGIIFMLLSSWGIREKIVAAIPLHLRYAVAAGIGLFLGFIGLKNAGVIVSHPATLVTFGGMGIQQLLFASGLIITSVLVYRKIKGALIIGIIVTAALVWGTSHIYALIGLNPFAALPSEYSAFPDTTLFLSFNIRDALSVSLIVPIFTLLFTDMFDSISTFVGVAEVGGFIDHKTGLPHNVGKALFVDGFATFISGIFGTSSATTYIESAAGVEEGGKTGLTAVVAGLLFLPFMWLSPLLSFIPSVATAPVLILIGLFMMQPLSHIHWKDISQSLPAFVTCLMIPLTYSITQGIVWGFLSYTFICLATGRFKELSPTLIIIDVFAGIALIV from the coding sequence ATGAAATCATACATTGAAAAATATTTTAACATTCAAAAAAATAACACAACCATAAGCACCGAAATCCGTGCTGGCATTGCCACATTTTTAACCATGGCATACATCATTGTAGTCAATCCACTCATTTTAAAAGATGCGGGGATGCCATTTCATGCAGTGCTTTTTGCAACAATCATGGTTTCATGCATTAGCTCACTACTCATGGGATTGGTGGCAAACCTCCCCTTTGCACTGGCACCAGGGATGGGAATAAATGCATTTTTTACGTATACAATGGTTGGAAGCGGCACACCCTGGCAGGTGGCCTTAGGTGCAGTATGTATATCAGGAATTATCTTCATGCTGCTTTCATCATGGGGCATACGTGAAAAGATTGTTGCAGCAATACCACTACATCTGCGCTATGCCGTTGCAGCAGGCATTGGCCTTTTCTTAGGGTTTATTGGATTAAAAAACGCTGGTGTAATTGTTTCACACCCTGCAACACTTGTTACTTTTGGTGGTATGGGAATACAGCAACTCCTTTTTGCCAGTGGGCTTATTATAACCAGTGTACTGGTATACCGAAAAATTAAAGGAGCACTTATTATAGGCATCATTGTAACAGCGGCACTGGTTTGGGGTACAAGCCACATCTATGCACTCATAGGCCTTAATCCATTTGCAGCCCTGCCCTCTGAATACAGTGCATTTCCTGATACTACGCTATTCTTAAGCTTCAACATTCGCGATGCACTATCGGTAAGCCTTATTGTGCCCATCTTTACGCTTCTTTTTACTGATATGTTTGACAGCATTTCCACATTTGTAGGTGTTGCTGAAGTTGGCGGATTTATTGACCACAAAACAGGTCTGCCGCACAATGTGGGCAAAGCATTGTTTGTTGATGGATTTGCAACATTTATTTCAGGAATTTTTGGAACTTCCAGTGCAACCACCTACATTGAAAGTGCTGCAGGAGTGGAAGAAGGAGGCAAAACGGGATTAACCGCGGTTGTTGCAGGATTATTGTTTTTACCGTTTATGTGGTTAAGTCCCCTGCTTTCATTCATACCGTCTGTAGCTACTGCGCCAGTGCTGATTCTTATAGGGCTTTTTATGATGCAGCCTCTGTCACATATCCACTGGAAAGATATCTCGCAAAGCCTTCCTGCATTTGTTACCTGCCTGATGATTCCTCTAACCTATAGCATCACGCAGGGAATTGTGTGGGGCTTTTTAAGCTATACGTTCATTTGCCTTGCAACAGGAAGATTCAAGGAACTATCGCCTACGCTCATTATCATTGATGTGTTTGCAGGTATTGCCCTAATAGTTTAG
- a CDS encoding thiolase domain-containing protein has protein sequence MGFRKVAIVGAGITKFVRRAQETGPEMSYLASKTALDQAGLKLKDVEMITLGSAPDAFDGVHMKGEYLLSGAGGNNKPYIRNFVGGGTGVFAPIHGWMHVASGACDVCLVVCSEKMSSCHPHPQGAFLTIFDHTTEQPLKPTLIWIFALEMRRYMETYGLSKADIARVAVKNKNNALDHPSAQVAEAVTLDDVLNSEVLAEPVHRLDISPASDGAAAVVLASEEVAKRLTDKPVWIDGVGWNLDTAYWATKDLYYPRYVEKAARMAYEMAGITEPHKEIQVAEPYDPFDYKELHHMEGLLLCERGEAARLTAEGFTARTGNLPTCPSGGALGVGNPIAATGLMKVIEIFLQLREEAGKRQIPGKPRVGVAQAWGDLMQVGTVIVLRR, from the coding sequence ATGGGATTCAGAAAAGTTGCAATTGTTGGAGCAGGAATAACAAAGTTTGTCCGTAGAGCTCAAGAAACCGGCCCTGAAATGTCTTACCTTGCATCAAAGACGGCATTAGACCAGGCTGGCTTAAAACTTAAAGATGTTGAAATGATTACATTAGGTTCAGCACCTGACGCATTTGATGGTGTTCATATGAAAGGTGAGTATCTTTTAAGTGGTGCTGGTGGAAATAATAAACCATATATAAGAAATTTTGTTGGTGGAGGCACCGGCGTGTTTGCACCAATTCACGGATGGATGCACGTTGCATCAGGCGCATGTGATGTATGCCTGGTTGTTTGTTCTGAAAAAATGTCATCCTGCCATCCTCATCCACAAGGTGCATTCTTAACTATCTTTGACCATACAACAGAACAACCCCTAAAACCAACGTTGATATGGATCTTTGCTCTGGAAATGCGTCGTTACATGGAAACATATGGTCTGTCTAAAGCTGATATTGCAAGGGTTGCAGTCAAAAATAAGAATAATGCACTTGATCATCCTTCTGCACAGGTAGCTGAAGCTGTAACCTTAGATGATGTGTTAAATTCTGAAGTACTTGCCGAACCAGTACATCGTCTTGATATAAGCCCTGCATCTGATGGGGCTGCAGCAGTGGTGCTTGCAAGTGAAGAGGTAGCAAAGCGATTAACCGACAAACCTGTGTGGATTGACGGTGTGGGATGGAATTTAGATACAGCATATTGGGCTACTAAAGATCTATACTATCCTCGCTATGTTGAAAAAGCTGCACGTATGGCATATGAGATGGCAGGGATTACTGAACCACATAAAGAAATACAGGTTGCAGAGCCGTATGACCCATTTGATTACAAAGAGCTCCACCACATGGAGGGATTACTATTGTGTGAGCGCGGTGAAGCTGCACGCCTAACAGCTGAAGGCTTCACTGCACGTACAGGAAATCTTCCCACTTGCCCTTCAGGTGGTGCACTGGGTGTAGGTAATCCAATTGCTGCAACAGGCCTTATGAAAGTTATAGAAATATTCCTGCAGTTGCGTGAAGAGGCTGGCAAGCGTCAGATTCCTGGAAAACCACGCGTTGGGGTGGCCCAGGCCTGGGGCGACCTAATGCAGGTAGGCACAGTGATAGTTTTACGACGATAG
- a CDS encoding XRE family transcriptional regulator: MDLGSVLRLKRKEKKMTLKAVAEKAGISEGFLSQIENNVNSPSVDTLMNICSAIGCNAAEVIEKAQNQERIAVIRKNDLSDVDIPHVGFATRRFFPPESRRTIDSAILIIEPGKSIPARKGVRNSQEVLCVIKGSLELSYQNQIIILNQGDAAHFFTQPDQQHITNNSKSMAVALWVGTI; the protein is encoded by the coding sequence ATGGATTTGGGTTCAGTGCTCAGGCTTAAACGCAAGGAAAAGAAGATGACGTTGAAGGCGGTAGCTGAAAAGGCTGGAATATCTGAGGGATTTTTAAGCCAGATTGAAAACAATGTTAATTCACCATCGGTTGATACTCTTATGAATATATGCAGCGCAATAGGTTGTAATGCTGCAGAAGTTATTGAAAAAGCTCAAAATCAGGAACGCATTGCAGTAATCAGGAAAAATGACCTTTCTGACGTTGATATACCACATGTTGGGTTTGCAACAAGACGCTTTTTCCCTCCGGAATCACGGAGAACAATAGATAGTGCAATATTAATCATTGAACCGGGAAAAAGTATTCCTGCTCGTAAAGGTGTTCGTAACAGCCAGGAGGTCCTTTGTGTTATTAAAGGTTCTCTGGAACTATCCTACCAGAATCAGATTATCATACTCAACCAGGGTGATGCTGCCCACTTTTTTACACAACCCGACCAACAACACATCACCAACAATTCTAAATCCATGGCTGTTGCATTGTGGGTAGGAACTATATAA